The following nucleotide sequence is from Pygocentrus nattereri isolate fPygNat1 chromosome 25, fPygNat1.pri, whole genome shotgun sequence.
gacaaaaacagtaaaaatgggTGAGTGCTAATATAGAAAggtttagaaaagaaaaaagcaaccATAAGTTTATAAAAGTCAAGCAACTCCTCTTTTGTTTGGAAACTTTTTCTAGATGTCTTGTCACCAGTGGAAATAAAGTCAGCATCCTCGGAAAATACACTCTGTTTCTGGGCCACGAAAATCCTTTGTACTCCGGACCCAAAGGAAAAGGTTAGCCTTCTTATACTCTTTTTTTGGAGTACTTCAGAAGGACTGAATCATTATTTAGCAGGACTGGTTTCATTCTGTAACAGACATATCAACATATACACTCATCTGACACTTCGTTTACTGCTTGACATTAATTCAGGTGCCTCTCAAAGGCTTTGCAATTTTGTTCTCTACCTCAGGTGGCTTTGACTAAGGATGTGCAGAGGTGGTGGCATACTGGGAAAATAACAGAAATTGGGGAGTGTGCTCCACCGAATCAGCCTAGCAGGATGGATAGCCTGACTGTGGTGGAGCCGGGCAAAATCAAACGTGGCAAAGGAGGCACACAGGTATGCAGTCTGATGAGGTTTAAGAGGAAAGATTTGTTTAACATGTCATGTTGACAGAATTAATACAGAAATCAATGAATAAGGTGGGGAGGCGGggtaagaaaataaaaagaagaagaaagaataaatacatttaaaaagaatgtTATGTGTAGCAATGAGACATGGGAAAATGGAACTAATTAATCTATTATACGTTGTAAAGGTATCGTATATACACTAAACATTATAACTGTATatgcagtattgtgcaaaagtcagagaccaccctccactccttcatttatttaatttccagtcaaaacggccattaagcacaagttattcatgtttCTGAAGATATTTCTGGGGAGATTAGATAATATAAGAACAAAGtactgaccaccacagagcccAAACCTCAGACTTCtaagaactttggaggtgtggaaaaaacaccctgcagatttttttgaaaaactgaaagcaaatctctaGAAGAGAATGAAGACCATAAGAAAGACAAAGTACAGACAAGCTAAATGCTAAGAAATAGTTGTTGGTGATTGTGATGAATAGCTTATGTTTAATGGCCATATGGAgtggaaattaattaaatgaaaggaGATATTTGTCTTTTACAAAGCACTGTATAAATTATTGTCTTCTGTCACAAAGCCtaattcttttttattattattgttattcatACAGAAGTTAAAATATTACTGTCCCCATCCTGTCTTGTAGACATTTTTATAAGTCAGCTCCAAATCAGCAGCTCCTCATTAATCCATTTGAAAAGTTTTACTTCTTTGTTAATAGGCAAGCAGGGTCGCTTTGCTTCATTCTCTGGCCAACATAGAGCAGTGGGCTATTGACGTCTCATGGGATATTATAGCTCGATTCTCTTCAGTCCAGCTTAGTACTGGAGACTCAATGCCACAGGAGTTCTTCAGCGACTTTGTCAAAGTAGCAGGGGATGAAGCCAAGGTCAGTGACTTGACTACATTTAAATACTGCAGCTTACGATTTTCTGGTTGTAATATAACACgttatttttttctcaacagCATTATGATTTATTAGAGGAAAGGATCAAGGAACTGGGTAGCTCTTTTGGTACCCTCCCAGTGCATAATGGTCAGTATGGCATTCAGGCCCTGTTTGGGTTGGAAACTGACTTTGTGAAGCTAATATTGTAAGATAATTTCTTGTCCTTGTTCTGTAGGTTTGTGGCAGTCAGCGACGGAAACTTCTCATAATCTTCTAGCAAGATTGGCTATAGTGCACATGGTCCATGAAGCCAGGTATGTTACTGAGAACATTATACAAAACAGCTATGGAACCAAATTGTGGCTTTCTTAGTTGCTGTTCTACTGCAGCCAAAAAACAGTAACACATAGTCACTAAAACTGAGGTTTAAGTGCTTCTTTCAGCAATTGTTCCATTTGTTCTGAAGATACGTCAGTTTAGTGAGACTAAAGTCTGTCGAACTCTCAAGTCTGCCATCATGTTAAAGTTATTGTTTGATGACTCTGATTGGTGGTAAAATGGTGCAATCTTTGacactgaagtccctgttaGTAATCGATTCCTGTTTTCAGCTGAAGACAGCACAAGTATACTGACAGGttattttctgtctgtttagTTCATCAAAGCCAAGTTTAGATTTCAATATATGTGTGGAAAACGTACTCAGTGTCTGTCTCAAACGTCCAAAAACAGGCAGTCTTTATTTATCTCAGTATTTATTTGACTTGGTATCATGGTTTCCATAGGGGCTTAGACGTGCACCCTCAGACGCTGTCCCGCTTTGCAGCTCAGGGAGACACAAACTCGGTAAAGATCCTAAAGGTCATCTACACTGATGAGATCACTCATGTGGCTGCAGGACTGCGATGGTTCACATACATCTGTTCCAAGGAGGGACGGGTAAGAGTTATTACACAGAGCGATGTGTCTTCTGTGCCTCGTTTGGTTCTGTGCAGATTTGTCTTGGTCAAACGATCCATCATGTTAAGCTAAGATAACTGAGCAAcctgcataaaacattttttattgctGAGCATGTTGTGAGAGCAGTCATTAATCCCAGTATGGAAGTATGCGAAAGCAGATGACGATACCTGGCCAGCAGAGTGCGAATGCTTGATTTGCCTGTACCATTATTGAGAAACCCAATCAACTGCTAGTCTGCTATGACACTATGGCCTAAGCTTGGCTGTCACTATAGCGTTCACTTCTGTAATGCTCAAAGTGCAGGTTGCTCTTGAGACTCGTTATTAATTACGTcatcacacattttaaaatgcaacgACGAGCAAAACAGTGTTTGCTTAGCTTGAATCTTTCTGGCCTTAGACATCAAGTGCCATTACTTTACATGTTGCGTTAACTTACGTTtaataacaaaaccaaaataaaaaaacgtgATAAAACATAAAGGATGGATTTTCTTTCTACATAGCAAGACTGCACACAACaatcatatttcatattcaaaCCATAAAAAATTAGGAGCACAAATATGAAATAGATTAAAAGCTTGAAAATCTGCACTTTGGACATATTTTCTCAGCTTGTTTCTTTAAGCTATGAGTGAGAAGCAATAGCTTAAAGTAAAGTACATTGTGATTAATAGCAGTGCACTAGTATTCAAAAATGTGGAATCACTTGCTGTATTAATGTGTCTTTTTCATTATTATAcaattgtaaatgtaataattaaaCATTACAAATGATTTGCCAAAATAAAttgtaatttaaataattgaataTTTCAGGAATTTTGTAAACAAGTTAGCAAATTGTGAGTAGTATCCTATAATTTatctatttaaataaattgttttgCAAGTTACCTGCCCTTATTTTTGATTGGCAAATTCTATAATGAAATATGATTTcagcatatttatttttgtaacttTATTTTCTAAACATTCTGTAATTGTAGGCATTCTAAAGTCTTCTAATATTGCTCATTTGTATTTACAAGTTGTACCGCATTACCATATTAGAATTAACCAAATTGATTTTTGATTGAGCCAGCAAATTGCATTTATATCATTGAAATCAGTGATTCCAGGTTTTTGAGTATTATTGCATCTGTTAAAGGTtagtatagaaaaaaaagatggctTAAGCATATTTTTTgtgaatgtttaatatttaaaggAAAGTATACTGGTGCTATCCATTTTTTCACTGTCCTCTATCATTCTATATCAGTCAGTGCCTGTTTGCTGTGATTACTGTATTATTTTCTAGGATTGCTTGACGACTTTCCATGATTTGGTGAAGTTGCACTTCAAAGGGTATTTAAAGCCCCCTTTTAACACAGAGGGGAGGATGACAGCAGGGATGACAGAAGAGGTATTTTTCTTACTGTTCTATTGTAGTATGCATCATGTCCTAACATTAGTGGCTtttgaaaatgcagaaaaaattATAATCTGATCTGATGTTAAAGCACGTGTAATAAACAGAATTGTTTTCTCCACAGTGGTATGTTCCACTTGTTAAACCCTCCAGCTGACCGAAGGTGTCCTTCACCATTTGATATGAAAAGATAA
It contains:
- the si:ch73-314g15.3 gene encoding uncharacterized protein HI_0077 isoform X2 — encoded protein: MKLTENQWRVVKSCLISSWRFYADDGEHIVLVRTEEGRFWAMDSSCPHEGGPLDQGDIEDLGDGKLALICPWHYFDFSLETGSSSTGLQNQVYDVRVVDGKVYINTQSTLSCYPVPVTKTVKMDVLSPVEIKSASSENTLCFWATKILCTPDPKEKVALTKDVQRWWHTGKITEIGECAPPNQPSRMDSLTVVEPGKIKRGKGGTQASRVALLHSLANIEQWAIDVSWDIIARFSSVQLSTGDSMPQEFFSDFVKVAGDEAKHYDLLEERIKELGSSFGTLPVHNGLWQSATETSHNLLARLAIVHMVHEARGLDVHPQTLSRFAAQGDTNSVKILKVIYTDEITHVAAGLRWFTYICSKEGRDCLTTFHDLVKLHFKGYLKPPFNTEGRMTAGMTEEWYVPLVKPSS
- the si:ch73-314g15.3 gene encoding uncharacterized protein HI_0077 isoform X1, with protein sequence MEQFEEDLVEALKDVVKAGSWQCVGDAAKFKSPCTKFYADDGEHIVLVRTEEGRFWAMDSSCPHEGGPLDQGDIEDLGDGKLALICPWHYFDFSLETGSSSTGLQNQVYDVRVVDGKVYINTQSTLSCYPVPVTKTVKMDVLSPVEIKSASSENTLCFWATKILCTPDPKEKVALTKDVQRWWHTGKITEIGECAPPNQPSRMDSLTVVEPGKIKRGKGGTQASRVALLHSLANIEQWAIDVSWDIIARFSSVQLSTGDSMPQEFFSDFVKVAGDEAKHYDLLEERIKELGSSFGTLPVHNGLWQSATETSHNLLARLAIVHMVHEARGLDVHPQTLSRFAAQGDTNSVKILKVIYTDEITHVAAGLRWFTYICSKEGRDCLTTFHDLVKLHFKGYLKPPFNTEGRMTAGMTEEWYVPLVKPSS